GGGTAGGGTGTGGTCGGCCCGTGTGGAACGGGCGCGTGGGCGGTGGGGATGAAGCGGGCGTGGTTGACGCCCAGGCCGAGGTCACGCCACTTCAGGGCGTACTTGGTTTCCAGCGCGGCAGCGGGCGGGGCGGTGCGTTCGACACGCATGACGCCGCTGGCCCCGGCCTGCTCGCACGCGAACTCGAAGTACTCGTCGTGGTCGGTGGTCAGGAGGATCATCCCGCCGGGTTTCAGGCGGCTGGCGGCCAGGCGGAAGAACGGGACGCGCAGGAGGCGGTGGTCGGTGTGTCCGGCCTTGGGCCAGGGGTCGGGGAAGTTCACGACGATCAGGTCCAGGCCCGCGTGCGGGATGACGGACCGCACGAGGACGTCGGCGGGCATCTTCGTGAGGATCGCGTTGTCCAGGCCCGCATCGCGCAGGCGGCGGTGCGCCTTCAGGAGCGACACGCCGGACAGTTCCACGCCGAGGTAGTTGGGCGCCTCGGGGAAGGTCGCGGCGAAGTGCGGCCAGAAGCGCCCGTCGCCGAATCCGACCTCCAGCACCCAGGGGC
This region of Deinococcus sp. JMULE3 genomic DNA includes:
- a CDS encoding tRNA (guanosine(46)-N(7))-methyltransferase TrmB, producing MIARLGDFQFPDAAARLYPHTPDRPWVLEVGFGDGRFWPHFAATFPEAPNYLGVELSGVSLLKAHRRLRDAGLDNAILTKMPADVLVRSVIPHAGLDLIVVNFPDPWPKAGHTDHRLLRVPFFRLAASRLKPGGMILLTTDHDEYFEFACEQAGASGVMRVERTAPPAAALETKYALKWRDLGLGVNHARFIPTAHAPVPHGPTTPYPEDPTTVPHAVLTLPDTFNPQAFEKVTERNPGSRNAEEGGAWTVILLDLYAGLRRDGWVVLAHVVEGELTQEVLIGITAREDGTHLVRLAKFGGPIITTGVKAAVGVVTRWLEGQGAVVKHHGY